In Microbacterium lushaniae, the following are encoded in one genomic region:
- a CDS encoding glycosyltransferase, whose translation MSESRRADERGLDRGDAFSPEGPVEVAVVIVSYNSADDIRQLLPDLRREARAMPLRVIVADNSSTDGTVAMMSEHTDVVTVRTGGNLGYSGAINAAMRHVGEAEAILILNPDLRLDAGSIPRMLRRLRSDPRIGAVVPLLRDQDGSVYFSLRREPTVLRAAADAVIGRYWQRRPAPLSEYVRDPREYAWSHPVDWATGAALLLSAPAAAVVGEWDERFFLYSEESDIQRRLRDAGWLVWFDPAAGATHRRGGSGASPDLDALLAVNRVRYMKKHRPLVAGVFRVAVIAGEQLRRSPANARSRWALWSSRRWAALPHARRDPLQVDAFPRASIVIPAHQEAAVIDRTLAPLAHLAAAGRLEVVVVCNGCTDDTADRARAYAGVRVLETEEASKTAALNLGDAHASVWPRFYLDADIVVPPAALAPVITALSGGTALAGRPSFRLDLRGASPIVRAYYRARERMSSTSAALWGAGVYGVTRAGHARIGHFPSFTADDLYVDGLFAPEEKTFPVTEPVTVSVPRRTSALRRVLIRMRRGPAEQGVDTGASTARELARSVRGPLSATDAAIYAAFAMDARRGARGAGRRGADGWERDDSSRGSAAPDSLVGAG comes from the coding sequence GTGAGCGAGAGCCGACGAGCCGACGAACGCGGATTGGACCGAGGCGATGCCTTCTCCCCCGAGGGGCCGGTGGAGGTCGCGGTCGTCATCGTGTCCTACAACAGCGCCGACGACATCCGCCAGCTCCTGCCCGATCTCCGGCGCGAGGCCCGCGCGATGCCGCTGCGGGTCATCGTCGCCGACAACTCCTCGACAGACGGAACCGTCGCCATGATGTCGGAGCACACCGACGTGGTCACCGTCCGCACGGGCGGCAACCTCGGGTACTCCGGCGCGATCAACGCCGCGATGCGGCACGTCGGCGAGGCCGAGGCCATCCTCATCCTCAACCCCGACCTGCGCCTGGACGCCGGCTCGATCCCGCGGATGCTCCGTCGCCTGCGCAGCGACCCGCGCATCGGCGCCGTCGTCCCGCTGCTGCGCGATCAGGACGGCTCGGTCTACTTCTCGCTGCGCCGTGAGCCCACCGTCCTGCGCGCCGCGGCCGACGCCGTGATCGGCCGGTACTGGCAGCGTCGTCCCGCACCGCTTTCGGAGTACGTCCGCGATCCCCGCGAGTACGCGTGGTCGCACCCCGTCGACTGGGCCACGGGTGCCGCGCTTCTCCTGTCTGCTCCCGCCGCGGCGGTCGTCGGCGAATGGGACGAGCGCTTCTTCCTCTATTCGGAGGAGTCCGACATCCAGCGCCGTCTGCGCGACGCCGGCTGGCTCGTCTGGTTCGACCCCGCAGCCGGCGCGACGCATCGGCGAGGCGGGTCGGGCGCCTCGCCCGACCTCGATGCGCTCCTGGCGGTCAATCGCGTGCGCTACATGAAGAAGCATCGGCCGCTGGTCGCCGGCGTGTTCCGCGTTGCCGTGATCGCCGGGGAGCAGCTGCGCCGCTCGCCCGCGAACGCCCGCTCCCGGTGGGCGCTGTGGAGCAGCAGACGGTGGGCCGCACTGCCGCACGCCCGCAGGGATCCCCTGCAGGTCGACGCGTTCCCGCGCGCGTCCATCGTGATCCCCGCACACCAGGAGGCCGCGGTGATCGACCGCACGCTGGCCCCCCTGGCCCACTTGGCCGCCGCGGGCCGGCTCGAAGTCGTCGTGGTGTGCAACGGCTGCACCGACGACACCGCCGATCGCGCGCGCGCCTATGCCGGCGTGCGCGTCCTCGAGACCGAGGAGGCGTCGAAGACCGCCGCCCTCAACCTCGGCGACGCGCACGCGAGCGTGTGGCCGAGGTTCTACCTCGATGCCGACATCGTCGTGCCGCCGGCTGCCCTTGCCCCGGTCATCACCGCCCTCAGCGGCGGCACGGCGCTCGCGGGACGCCCCTCCTTCCGGCTCGACCTGCGCGGCGCATCGCCGATCGTGCGGGCGTACTACCGGGCACGCGAGCGGATGTCCTCGACCTCCGCCGCGTTGTGGGGGGCCGGCGTCTACGGCGTGACGCGGGCCGGTCACGCCCGCATCGGGCACTTCCCCTCGTTCACCGCCGACGACCTGTACGTCGACGGGCTGTTCGCGCCCGAGGAGAAGACCTTCCCGGTCACCGAGCCGGTGACCGTGTCGGTGCCGCGGCGCACGAGCGCACTGCGACGCGTCCTCATCCGGATGCGGCGGGGGCCGGCGGAGCAGGGGGTGGACACGGGCGCGTCCACGGCTCGAGAACTCGCCCGCAGCGTCCGCGGGCCGCTATCGGCGACGGATGCCGCCATCTACGCCGCTTTCGCGATGGACGCGCGCCGCGGCGCACGAGGAGCCGGCCGCCGCGGCGCCGACGGATGGGAGCGCGATGATTCCTCCCGCGGAAGCGCCGCTCCGGACTCGCTCGTGGGCGCCGGATGA
- a CDS encoding WecB/TagA/CpsF family glycosyltransferase, whose translation MTLHKPTPVAAKRPTAPEAAHAPDSGRSHRLDDVPRIDIAACPVHVTDEAGALRVITDSARPPHPAPLAVSSINLDHVHHFGAGRRRLGAGDVEWLHLIDGAPIAHQAQRVVHADVPRLAGSDLIVQILDDADRRHLSVAVLGGSPEVSTPLRERLARTWPGLRFTGHWTPPREEISDPARSRAVAAEIRESGTDILIVCLGKPRQEEWIDTYGSATGAGTLLAFGAVVDFLAGRVSRAPRWVAAAGFEWMWRLMLEPRRLARRYLIEGPPAYLAVRRSHSPTRA comes from the coding sequence ATGACCCTGCACAAGCCCACCCCCGTCGCGGCCAAACGGCCGACGGCACCCGAGGCCGCGCACGCCCCGGACTCCGGGCGTTCCCATCGGCTGGACGACGTGCCCCGCATCGACATCGCGGCATGCCCGGTGCACGTCACCGACGAGGCCGGCGCCCTCCGGGTCATCACGGACTCGGCCCGGCCGCCGCATCCGGCACCTCTCGCCGTCTCGTCCATCAACCTCGACCACGTGCATCACTTCGGCGCCGGCCGGCGGCGACTGGGCGCCGGCGACGTGGAGTGGCTGCACCTCATCGACGGGGCGCCGATCGCCCATCAGGCCCAGCGGGTCGTCCACGCGGACGTCCCGCGGCTGGCCGGCAGCGACCTCATCGTGCAGATCCTCGACGACGCCGACCGGCGCCACCTCTCCGTGGCGGTCCTGGGCGGCTCTCCCGAGGTCAGCACTCCGCTGCGCGAGCGCCTGGCGCGCACGTGGCCGGGGCTGCGCTTCACGGGGCACTGGACTCCGCCGCGCGAAGAGATCTCCGATCCGGCGCGCTCGCGCGCCGTGGCCGCGGAGATCCGCGAAAGCGGCACCGACATCCTCATCGTCTGCCTGGGCAAGCCCCGGCAGGAGGAGTGGATCGACACCTATGGCTCGGCCACCGGCGCAGGCACGCTGCTGGCCTTCGGAGCCGTCGTCGACTTCCTGGCCGGGCGCGTCTCACGCGCCCCGCGCTGGGTGGCGGCGGCGGGCTTCGAGTGGATGTGGCGGCTCATGCTCGAGCCACGGCGACTTGCCCGCCGGTATCTCATCGAAGGACCGCCGGCCTATCTGGCCGTGCGGCGGTCGCATTCCCCCACGCGGGCATGA